Within Micavibrio sp. TMED2, the genomic segment CTACAGGGCAATGTCGTGTCCGATAAAGGTGACAAGACCGTTACCGTTCTGGTCGAGCGTCGGGTAAAGCACCCGATCTATGCCAAGTTCATCAAGAAGTCGAAGCGTTATGCGGCTCACGATGAAACCAACCAGTACACGGTCGGTCAGGAAGTAATGATCGAAGAGTGCAAGCCACTGTCAAAACGCAAGAGCTGGAAAGTGATTGGCGTTGTCGGTGCGTAAAAGCGCTTAACGGTTTTTGATTTAACTAGGTTGTGACTGACCCGATTGTCGGGCCCAGGAATGGAATTGGAACATGATCCAACAAGAGACCAGATTGGATGTCGCCGATAACAGCGGCGCCCGGAACGTCCAGTGCATCAAGGTGCTGGGTGGTTCAAAACGTAAATACGCCTCGGTCGGCGATATCATCGTTGTCTCGGTCAAGGATGCGATTCCGCGCGGCCGGGTGAAAAAAGGTGATGTGCACCGTGCGGTTGTTGTCCGTACTGCGAAGGAAATTCGCCGTGCAGATGGCACCTCTATCCGGTTCGATCGGAATGCGGCTGTATTGATTAACAAGACGAATGAGCCAATCGGCACTCGTATCTTCGGACCTGTGACCCGCGAACTGCGTGGCAAGGCCTTCATGAAGATCATCTCATTGGCTCCGGAGGTTCTGTGATGGCACAGGCATTGAACAAATCAGCGGGTGGCAGCGGTAAGCTGAAAATCCGTAAAGGCGACGAGGTAATCGTTCGCACCGGTCGTGATCGTGGCAAGAAGGGCCAAGTCCTGAAAGTCATGCCTGCGGAAAACCGTGCGATCGTTCAGGGCGTCAACATGGTGACCAAGCATCGTCGCCCAAGCCCGACCGCTGCTGGTGGGATTGAGCGTATCGAGGCACCGATCCATGTGTCCAACCTCGCTGTTGCAGATCCAAAATCAGGTGAAGCAACCCGCGTTGCATTCAAATTTCTGGAAGATGGTTCCAAGGTTCGCGTTGCCAAGCGTTCCGGCGAACAAATCGATTGATAGGTGGCATGACAATGGCCCGCTTGAAGCAAGAATATAACGAAACGATCAAACCGGCTCTCAAAGAGCAGTTCGGTTATGAAAACGACTTCGCAGTGCCGAAGCTGGACAAGATCGTTATCAACATGGGTGTTGGCGAAGCTGTCGGTGATAGCCGCAAGCTGCAAAACGCCGTGGAAGAACTGACGCTGATTTCCGGCCAGAAGCCGGTCATCACCAAGGCGCGCAAGTCTGAAGCGAGCTTTAAAATTCGCCAGGGCATGCCGATCGGTTGCAAGGTGACCCTGCGCCGTGAGCGTATGTATGAATTCATGGATCGTCTGGTGAACATCGCCATGCCACGTATCCGTGACTTCCGCGGCATTCCGTCAAAGAGCTTTGACGGTCGCGGCAACTACGCCATGGGCATCAAAGAACAAATCGTTTTCCCGGAGATCGAGTACGACAAGATCGACAAGGTCCGCGGGATGGACATCATCATCTGTACAACGGCCACGACCGACGACGAAGCCCGCGCGCTTCTCACCGCGTTCCACATGCCGTTTGCGAAGTCGTAAGCCAGATCCAAGGTTACATCAGGAGTACCGCCGACATGGCAAAGAAGAGTGCAGTCGCAAAAAATGAGCGTCGCCGGAAGATGGTAGCGAAAACCGCTGCCCGCCGCGAAGCGCTGAAAGAAATTGCGAGCAACCGTGAACTGCCAGCTGAAGAGCGTTTCGCCGCGCGTCTGAAACTGGCCCAGATGCCACGCAATGGCAACCCGACCCGGATTCGCAACCGTTGCGAGCTGAGCGGTCGTCCGCGTGCCTTCTATCGCAAATTTAAACTGTCGCGCATCGCGCTGCGGGAACTCGGTTCCCAAGGCAAGATTGCCGGCCTGACGAAATCTAGTTGGTAACCAGGGGCTCTTTGAACCATGTCTTTAAGTGATCCACTGGGTGATATGCTAACCCGCATCCGTAATGGTCAGTTGGCGCATAAAGCAACTGTCGACAGCCCGTTGTCAAAGCAACGGATCAATGTCCTCGAAGTGCTGAAGCGCGAAGGCTATATCCGCGGTTATTCCGAACACGAAGTCCGCACGGGTATTCGCTCTCTCACCATTGAACTGAAATATTTTGAAGGCCAGCCGGCGATCAAGGAAATCGCACGCGTGTCCACTCCGGGCCGTCGTGTCTATTCCAAGATCAAAGACCTTTCCAAGGTCTATAACGGTCTGGGCGTGTCAATCCTGTCCACCCCACGCGGTGTGATGTCGGATCAGGAAGCTCGTGCAGCCCATGTGGGCGGCGAAGTTATCTGCCGCGTCTACTGATTTGGCGGACTGGAAACGGAACTCGTAAGAGGCTAAACGAATGTCACGTATTGGAAAAAATCCCGTCGCTGTGCCATCTGGCGTTGACGTGAAAATGGCAGGCCGCGTCCTGACCGCCAAAGGCAAGCTCGGTGAGCTCGCCATGACCGTGGTCGAAGATGTGGTTACCGAGCTGGAAGACGGTCAGGTTACCGTCAAGCCGGCGAATGAATCACGTCAGGCGCGTCAGATGTGGGCTACCACCCGCACGTTGATCAGCAACATGGTGACCGGTGTCTCCGAAGGCTTCCAGATCAATCTGGAAATCGCCGGTGTCGGTTATCGTGCAGCTGCCCAGGGCAATGATCTGGTTCTGCAGCTGGGCTTCAGCCATGAAGTTCGCTACCCGGTGCCGGAAGGGATCAAAATTCAGACCCCACAGCCGACCCGTATTGAAATTACCGGTGCCGACAAGCAGCGCATCGGTCAAGTGGCCGCGGAAATCCGCAGCTATCGTCCGCCGGAGCCTTACAAAGGCAAAGGTATTCGTTATGAACATGAAACCATCCTGCGCAAGGAAGGTAAGAAGAAGTAAGGTTTGAGAGCGATGAGCACCCGCAACCTACGCCTGCGCCGCCAATACCGTGTGCGCAACAAGCTGGCCCAGCGCCGCAATGGCCGTGTGCGTCTGAGCGTTCATCGCTCAGGCCAGCACATCTATGCCCAGGTTATTGACGATACGAAGGGTCACACCCTCGTTTCGGCCTCTACCCTGCAAAAAGACGTACTGGGCAAAGTCAAAACCGGTGCGACAGTTGAAGCTGCCGCTCTGGTTGGAAAATCTGTCGCTGAACGCGCCATCAAGGCTGGCGTGAAAGAGGTCGTTTTCGACCGTGGCGGCTTTCTTTATCACGGTCGGATCAAGGCGCTGGCTGATGCCGCGCGTGAAGCCGGTCTCGAATTCTAAGCGAAGGGCTTAAACGACATGTCGCAACGTCAGGAACGTGCTGAACGCGGTAGTGAACGCCGCGAGGACAGCGATCTGATCGAAAAGCTGGTCGGCATCAACCGGGTGGCAAAAGTTGTCAAAGGTGGACGCCGTTTCGGTTTCGCCGCACTGGTTGTTGTCGGTGACGGCAAAGGCCGTGCAGGCGTTGGTTCCGGTAAGGCCCGTGAGGTTCCGGAAGCAATCCGCAAGGCAACCGATCAGGCCAAACGTAACATGGTTCGCGTACCTCTGCGTGAGGGCCGTACCCTGCACCATGATGGTAAAGGCCATTTCGGTGCCGGTCGCGTGGTTGTTCGTTCAGCCCCTCCGGGTACCGGTATCATCGCCGGTGGTCCGATGCGCGCCATTTTTGAAGCCCTCGGTGTTCAGGACGTTGTTGCCAAATCAACCGGCACCTCGAACCCACACAACATGGTGAAGGCAACTTTCGACGCCCTGCTGCACATTGCCAGCCCACGTCAGGTTGCCGCTCGTCGTGGCAAGAAGGTCAGCGACATCCTGGGTAACCGGGAAGATGGTGCTGCCGCCAATGATGAGGCATCACCTGCAGCAGAAGCAGCGGAGAAGTCTGATGGCTAAGGCAAAAGCAAAAGCGGCTGGTACCGTCAAGGTCCGCCGGATCCGTAGCGGCATCGGTCGCCCACAGGATCAGAAAGCAACTCTCGATGGTCTCGGTCTGACCCGTATGAACCGGGTCCGTGAACTCGAGGACACCCCTGCCGTACGCGGCATGATTGACAAGGTTAAGCATCTGGTTGAGATCCTGCCGGCTGAATAAGCTGGCCCGGGATTTCGCCACGAACAGGAATTCGTGACATGAAACTGAACGAAATTCGCGATAATGAAGGCGCTCGCAAGGACCGCACCCGCGTTGGCCGTGGTATTGGTTCCGGCAAGGGCAAAACCGGCGGCCGTGGTGTCAAAGGCCAGAAGTCGCGGACTGGTGTCGCGATCAAGGGTTTTGAAGGCGGTCAAATGCCGATCTACCGCCGTCTGCCGAAGCGTGGGTTCAACAACAAGAACTTCCGCACCGAGTATGCCGTGGTCAATATCGGTCGTCTGCAGTCAGCTATCGATGCTGGCAAAATCGACGCTAAAAAGCCGATTAATGCAGAAGTTCTGCAGGCTGCCGGTCTCGTCGGCAACCTGAAAGCAGGTGTCCGCCTGCTGGCCAAGGGCGAGCTGAAGGCAAAAGTCGATATGGAAGTCGCGCGCGCTTCTGCGGCTGCTGTTGAAGCTGTCGAAAAGGCTGGTGGCAAAATCACCCAGACAGTGACTGTTGAAGACACTGCCGAGTAAGTCCTGATCGGGGTCGGATCGAGTTTTCGGTCGTAATACCGTGATTTGACCCCATCTAGAAATTCGTGTTGATCTGGCGCGCTGTTTTTTCCGGCCTGAAACCGGGATATATCCAGCGCGCTTTTCAACGTCATCGGCGCCGGTAACCGGCGCATATCACAGTTCAGCGCCGACCCAAACGGCGCGTGCAACACAGTAACGCAAGGCTAAGACCGAACCATGGCATCAGCGGCAGAACAACTGGCGGCCAATATTAATTTCGGCGCTTTTGCGAAGGCTACAGAGCTCAAGAAGCGTATTCTCTTCACCCTGGCCGCACTTGTTGTCTACCGGATCGGCACTTACCTGCCGCTGCCCGGTATCGATACCCAGATTATGGATGACATCTTCAACCAGAACCAGGGCGGTATTCTGGGGATGCTTGATGTCTTTGCCGGTGGCGCCTTCGGCCGGATGAGCATTTTCGCGCTCAATATCATGCCGTATATCTCGGCCTCGATCATCATGCAGTTGATGACCAGTGTGTCGCCTAAGATGGAAGCCCTCAAGAAAGAGGGTGAGAGCGGTCGCAAGACCATCAACCAGTACACCCGTTACCTGACGGTTCTGCTCGCCACGTTCCAGGCCTATGGTCTGGCGATCGGCATGGAAAACCTGACCACCGCTGCCGGTCAGTCCGCCGTCTTCGATCCGGGCATGTTCTTCCGTGCGACCGCGGTTATTACCCTGCTGGGTGGTACTATGTTCCTGATGTGGCTCGGTGAGCAGATCACCGCCCGCGGGATCGGTAACGGCATCTCACTGATCATCTTTGCCGGTATTGTCGCCGAGCTGCCGCGCTCGCTCGCCTTCCTGTTTGAGCAGGTCCGTATCGGCGCCATGTCGGTTGCCGTCCTGTTCGGCATCGTGATCATGGTGGTTTCGGTTATCGCCTTTGTCGTGTTTATGGAGCGCGCCCAGCGCCGGGTTATCGTCCAGTATCCCAAGCGCCAAATGGGCAACCGCATGTATGGCGGCGACAGCACCCACCTGCCGTTGAAGCTCAACACCTCTGGTGTTATCCCACCGATCTTCGCCTCTGCGCTCCTG encodes:
- a CDS encoding 50S ribosomal protein L14, yielding MIQQETRLDVADNSGARNVQCIKVLGGSKRKYASVGDIIVVSVKDAIPRGRVKKGDVHRAVVVRTAKEIRRADGTSIRFDRNAAVLINKTNEPIGTRIFGPVTRELRGKAFMKIISLAPEVL
- a CDS encoding 30S ribosomal protein S8 gives rise to the protein MSLSDPLGDMLTRIRNGQLAHKATVDSPLSKQRINVLEVLKREGYIRGYSEHEVRTGIRSLTIELKYFEGQPAIKEIARVSTPGRRVYSKIKDLSKVYNGLGVSILSTPRGVMSDQEARAAHVGGEVICRVY
- a CDS encoding 50S ribosomal protein L6, which produces MSRIGKNPVAVPSGVDVKMAGRVLTAKGKLGELAMTVVEDVVTELEDGQVTVKPANESRQARQMWATTRTLISNMVTGVSEGFQINLEIAGVGYRAAAQGNDLVLQLGFSHEVRYPVPEGIKIQTPQPTRIEITGADKQRIGQVAAEIRSYRPPEPYKGKGIRYEHETILRKEGKKK
- a CDS encoding 50S ribosomal protein L30, encoding MAKAKAKAAGTVKVRRIRSGIGRPQDQKATLDGLGLTRMNRVRELEDTPAVRGMIDKVKHLVEILPAE
- a CDS encoding 50S ribosomal protein L15 gives rise to the protein MKLNEIRDNEGARKDRTRVGRGIGSGKGKTGGRGVKGQKSRTGVAIKGFEGGQMPIYRRLPKRGFNNKNFRTEYAVVNIGRLQSAIDAGKIDAKKPINAEVLQAAGLVGNLKAGVRLLAKGELKAKVDMEVARASAAAVEAVEKAGGKITQTVTVEDTAE
- a CDS encoding 50S ribosomal protein L24, giving the protein MAQALNKSAGGSGKLKIRKGDEVIVRTGRDRGKKGQVLKVMPAENRAIVQGVNMVTKHRRPSPTAAGGIERIEAPIHVSNLAVADPKSGEATRVAFKFLEDGSKVRVAKRSGEQID
- a CDS encoding 30S ribosomal protein S5, which gives rise to MSQRQERAERGSERREDSDLIEKLVGINRVAKVVKGGRRFGFAALVVVGDGKGRAGVGSGKAREVPEAIRKATDQAKRNMVRVPLREGRTLHHDGKGHFGAGRVVVRSAPPGTGIIAGGPMRAIFEALGVQDVVAKSTGTSNPHNMVKATFDALLHIASPRQVAARRGKKVSDILGNREDGAAANDEASPAAEAAEKSDG
- a CDS encoding 50S ribosomal protein L5 → MARLKQEYNETIKPALKEQFGYENDFAVPKLDKIVINMGVGEAVGDSRKLQNAVEELTLISGQKPVITKARKSEASFKIRQGMPIGCKVTLRRERMYEFMDRLVNIAMPRIRDFRGIPSKSFDGRGNYAMGIKEQIVFPEIEYDKIDKVRGMDIIICTTATTDDEARALLTAFHMPFAKS
- a CDS encoding 50S ribosomal protein L18, with product MSTRNLRLRRQYRVRNKLAQRRNGRVRLSVHRSGQHIYAQVIDDTKGHTLVSASTLQKDVLGKVKTGATVEAAALVGKSVAERAIKAGVKEVVFDRGGFLYHGRIKALADAAREAGLEF
- a CDS encoding 30S ribosomal protein S17, with the protein product MPRRILQGNVVSDKGDKTVTVLVERRVKHPIYAKFIKKSKRYAAHDETNQYTVGQEVMIEECKPLSKRKSWKVIGVVGA
- a CDS encoding preprotein translocase subunit SecY — translated: MASAAEQLAANINFGAFAKATELKKRILFTLAALVVYRIGTYLPLPGIDTQIMDDIFNQNQGGILGMLDVFAGGAFGRMSIFALNIMPYISASIIMQLMTSVSPKMEALKKEGESGRKTINQYTRYLTVLLATFQAYGLAIGMENLTTAAGQSAVFDPGMFFRATAVITLLGGTMFLMWLGEQITARGIGNGISLIIFAGIVAELPRSLAFLFEQVRIGAMSVAVLFGIVIMVVSVIAFVVFMERAQRRVIVQYPKRQMGNRMYGGDSTHLPLKLNTSGVIPPIFASALLLLPLSAVGLAGGTGPGWLQSMSAMLQHGQPLFMALYAGLIVFFAFFYTAITFNPGEVADNLRKYGGFVPGTRPGQNTADYLERILNRITVIGAAYLVVVCMIPELLISQNASVPFYFGGTSLLIVVTVTMDTVSQIHSHMLAHQYEGLVKKSKLRGRR
- a CDS encoding 30S ribosomal protein S14 codes for the protein MAKKSAVAKNERRRKMVAKTAARREALKEIASNRELPAEERFAARLKLAQMPRNGNPTRIRNRCELSGRPRAFYRKFKLSRIALRELGSQGKIAGLTKSSW